A window of the Cicer arietinum cultivar CDC Frontier isolate Library 1 chromosome 6, Cicar.CDCFrontier_v2.0, whole genome shotgun sequence genome harbors these coding sequences:
- the LOC101502902 gene encoding bifunctional monothiol glutaredoxin-S16, chloroplastic, which yields MATINLSSTQLLSFHRLSSFYPQNTPTLSFNLHSKSSKLRPISLKPYHSTKPRTWIIATAVNSLAETVAVTVSPENDGPAGELPSDAGVYAVYDKDGELQFIGLSRNIAATVLAHWKSVPELCGSVKVGVVDEPDREALTQAWKSWMEEYIKVSGKVPPGNESGNATWLRQQPKKKPDLRLTPGRHVQLTVPLEELLDKLVKENKVVAFIKGSRSAPLCGFSQRVVGILEKEGVDYESVNVLDEDYNYGLRETLKKYSNWPTFPQIFLNGELVGGCDILTSMFEKGEVAGLFKN from the exons ATGGCTACTATAAACCTTTCTTCTACGCAACTTCTCTCTTTTCATCGTTTATCCTCTTTTTATCCCCAAAATACCCCTACCCTTTCATTCAATTTACACTCCAAATCTTCAAAATTACGCCCAATTTCCCTCAAACCCTACCATTCAACCAAGCCACGGACATGGATAATTGCTACAGCAGTGAATAGCCTCGCCGAGACGGTGGCGGTTACGGTGTCGCCGGAAAATGATGGACCCGCCGGAGAATTGCCTTCGGATGCCGGAGTGTACGCCGTTTATGATAAGGACGGTGAGCTTCAGTTCATCGGTTTGTCGCGTAATATTGCGGCTACTGTTTTGGCGCACTGGAAATCGGTGCCAGAGCTTTGTGGCTCCGTAAAG GTTGGGGTAGTAGACGAACCTGACAGAGAAGCTCTTACTCAAGCGTGGAAATCATGGATGGAAGAATACATAAAAGTTAGTGGAAAAGTTCCACCTGGTAATGAATCCGGAAACGCCACTTGGCTAAGGCAGCAACCTAAGAAGAAGCCCGATCTTCGATTAACACCTGGTCGCCACGTGCAACTAACCGTCCCTCTTGAGGAGCTCCTCGACAAGTTGGTAAAAGAGAATAAGGTAGTTGCATTCATCAAGGGATCTAGAAGTGCACCATTATGCGGATTCTCGCAAAGGGTGGTAGGCATTCTTGAAAAGGAAGGTGTAGATTATGAGAGTGTAAATGTGTTGGATGAAGATTACAACTATGGATTGAGGGAGACACTTAAAAAGTATAGTAATTGGCCTACATTCCCCCAGATATTTCTGAATGGTGAACTTGTTGGAGGTTGTGATATATTGACCTCCATGTTTGAGAAAGGTGAAGTGGCTGGTTtgttcaaaaattaa
- the LOC101511695 gene encoding beta-glucosidase 11-like: protein MAKMGLDTYRFSISWSRLIPDGKGPINPKGLQYYDNIINELTNQGIQPHVTLHHWDLPQALEDEYGGWISRRVIKDFTAYANVCFREFGDRVKYWTTMNEGNVFAIGGYDSGFLPPHRCSPSNITNCSTGNSSIEPYLAAHHMLLAHASAARLYKKKYQVKQHGVIGFNLLLFGFLPLTNSSEDIIATQRAQDFYTGWFLRPLIFGEYPEIMRKNVGSRLPFFTSKESNLVKGSIDFLGINFYNSFYAKNNPGSLKKKNRDYKSDMAVELKPYNENGTFTDEFPIIPWILQGTLLSLKNDYNNIPIYIQENGQQTRSNSSLDDWPRVRYLHEYIGSMLDMLRNGLNIRGYIVWSFLDVFELIEGYELSYGLYYIDFEDPTLRRQPKLSAKWYSNFLNNRTMDSKITMKMNENSSLFSNAPLMHIDISTS from the exons ATGGCCAAAATGGGTTTAGATACTTACAGATTTTCCATATCATGGTCAAGACTTATACCAGATGGGAAAGGGCCGATAAATCCTAAGGGATTGCAATATTACGACAACATTATCAATGAACTAACAAACCAAG GAATTCAACCACATGTTACATTGCATCATTGGGATCTACCACAAGCACTTGAAGATGAATATGGAGGATGGATTAGTCGAAGAGTTAT AAAAGACTTTACAGCATATGCAAATGTATGCTTTAGAGAGTTCGGAGATAGAGTTAAATATTGGACCACAATGAATGAGGGGAATGTGTTTGCAATTGGGGGCTATGATTCAGGATTTTTACCGCCTCATAGGTGTTCTCCTTCCAATATAACTAATTGCTCCACTGGAAATTCTTCAATTGAGCCATATTTGgcagctcatcatatgttgttAGCACATGCATCAGCTGCAAGATTGTATAAGAAGAAGTACCAG GTCAAGCAACATGGAGTTATTGGGTTTAAcctccttctttttggttttctTCCTCTAACAAATTCTAGTGAAGACATAATTGCCACTCAAAGAGCACAAGACTTCTATACTGGGTG GTTTTTGAGACCcttaatttttggagaatatccTGAAATCATGAGAAAGAATGTTGGCTCGAGGCTTCCATTCTTCACTAGTAAGGAATCAAATTTGGTTAAGGGCTCAATTGACTTTCTTGGAATCAATTTTTACAACTCATTTTATGCTAAGAACAACCCTGGCAGCCTAAAGAAAAAGAATAGAGATTACAAATCAGACATGGCTGTGGAGCTAAAAC CCTACAATGAAAATGGTACATTCACAGACGAG TTTCCAATTATACCTTGGATTTTGCAAGGGACACTTCTCTCATTGAAGAATGATTACAACAATATTCCAATTTACATTCAAGAAAATG GTCAACAAACACGTAGTAATTCATCATTAGATGACTGGCCAAGGGTGAGGTATTTGCATGAATACATAGGTAGCATGCTTGATATGTTGAG GAATGGACTGAATATAAGAGGTTATATTGTATGGTCCTTTTTGGATGTGTTTGAGTTAATAGAAGGATATGAATTGAGTTATGGATTATACTACATAGATTTCGAAGATCCAACTTTGAGGAGACAACCTAAACTTTCTGCAAAGTGGTACTCAAATTTTCTAAATAACAGAACTATGGATTCAAAAATCACCATGAAAATGAATGAGAATTCATCTCTATTCTCCAATGCTCCCTTAATGCATATTGACATTAGCACtagttaa